A single Lolium perenne isolate Kyuss_39 chromosome 6, Kyuss_2.0, whole genome shotgun sequence DNA region contains:
- the LOC127309278 gene encoding uncharacterized protein has product MDNSPLPMSVATSSQPAVASPNGNNVTKNGAFVDLVTEPAGKPPPCKRSKKTTSAGKPPPCLKDWTLGKGAKEADSIMDEMDMASFEQHLANLVLLDDQETGGDSTDGEDTAEENMEE; this is encoded by the exons ATGGACAATTCTCCTCTGCCTATGTCTGTGGCCACATCATCCCAACCTGCTGTTGCATCTCCAAATGGTAATAATGTAACGAAAAATGGTGCCTTTGTGGATCTGGTTACTGAACCTGCTGGGAAGCCTCCTCCTTGTAAGAGATCTAAGAAAACTACCTCTGCTGGGAAGCCTCCTCCTTGTCTTAAGGATTGGACCTTGGGAAAAG GTGCTAAGGAAGCTGATTCTATCATGGACGAAATGGACATGGCAAGCTTTGAGCAACATTTGGCAAATTTGGTGCTG TTGGACGACCAAGAGACTGGTGGTGATAGTACTGATGGGGAGGACACTGCTGAAGAAAACATGGAGGAGTGA